A region of the Curvibacter sp. AEP1-3 genome:
ATGTAAGTGGTCACTTTGCGCGAGGCTCATTGACGGCGGTGATAGGCCCCAACGGTGCAGGCAAAAGCACCTTGCTCAAAAGCCTGGCCGGGCTGGTGCAACCCGACCCGCACGGGCACGTTGCCCACGCACCCGGTGTTCGTTTGGCCTACCTGCCCCAACACAGCGAGCTGGACCGTACTTTCCCGCTGGATGTGCGCGACTGCGTACTCATGGGCCTGTGGGCGCAGACCGGTGCCTTCGGTAGCGCCACACCTGCCATGCTGGCGCGGGTGGATGCTGCGCTGGAGGCGGTGGGCCTGCAAGGCTTTGAGCACCGCCCCGTGGGCACACTCTCCAGCGGGCAGTTGCAGCGCGCCCTGTTTGCGCGCCTGCTGGTGCAAGACGCCGACTTGATTCTGCTGGACGAACCCTTCAACGCGGTAGACAGCAAAACCACCGCCGGTCTGCTCACCCTGGTGCAGCAGTGGCACCGACAAGGCCGCACCGTCATAGCCGTGTTGCACGACGACGCGCAAGTGAGGGAGCACTTTCCCCAGACACTGTTGCTGGCGCGCGAATGCATTGCCTGGGGTGCCACGGCCGAGGTTTTGACAGAAGTCAACCTGCAACGCGCCCGCGCAATGGCCGAAGCTTGGGACGAGACAGCAGCCATTTGCGACATCGACGGCGAGGTCAACGGCCTGGATTTCGACACCCTGCTGGCCCGGCGACTGGCCGCCACCCCCACTACCGTTTAAGGATGTCCATGGACTTGCTTTCGGGCCCGGTGTGGGAGACCCTGATTTCCCCTTTTGCCGAATTTGCTTTCATGCGCCGCGCGCTGGTGGCTACATTGGCGCTGTCGCTGAGTGCTGCGCCCCTGGGCGTGTTCTTGACGCTGCGCCGCATGAGCCTCTTGGGCGACGCGCTCAGCCATGCGGTGCTGCCCGGCGTGGCCATCGGCTTCATGGTGAGCGGCCTGTCGCTCACCGCCATGGCGCTGGGCGGTGTGATCGCGGGCCTGCTGGTGGCGGGCATGGCAGGTGCGGTGAGCCGTTTCACCACCCTGAAAGAAGACGCCAGCCTGGCCGCCATTTACCTCGTGGCCCTAGCGCTGGGCGTGACCTTGATTGCGGGCCACGGTACGCAGCTCGACCTCTTGCACATCCTCTTCGGCAGCGCCCTGGGCGTGGATGGCGACGGCCTGCTGCTGGTAGCGGGGGTGGCCAGCGTCAGCGTGCTGGCGCTGGCGCTGATGTACCGCGGGCTGGTGCTGGAAACCTTTGACCCGGTGTTCCTGAGTGCCCACCGCAGTGGCGTGCCGCCTTGGGCGTGGCAGCAGGGCTTTTTGATGCTGGTGGTGCTCAATCTGGTGGCCGGCTTTCAGACCCTGGGCACGCTCATGGCTGTGGGGCTGATGATGCTGCCCGCCGTGAGCGCCCGCCTGTGGCACGACACCCTGCCCGCGCAACTGCTCAACGCCAGCGCACAAGCGGCGCTGGCCGGTGTCGCCGGGCTGCTGCTGTCTTACCACTTCGACACGCCCTCGGGTCCCACCATCATCGGCTGCGCAGGGGCGCTCTATGCCGCCTCCTTGTTGCTCGCGCCCGGCGGCTGGCTGCCGCGCCGCTGGATGCGGTCCCACCGCGTGGCCTGAGCCACGCCCCATCCGCATTTCTTTCCTATTTCCACTCCACAACCCAACCTGCATATCACCATGACTGCATTCGACACCTTCTCGCTCTCCGCCATGCCCCGCCGTTTTCTTTTGGCCAGTGCCACCGCCCTGACCTTGCTGGGCAGCCAAGCCTTCGCCGCCGACAAGCTGCTTGTCACTGCCAGCTTCAGCATCCTGGGCGATCTGGTGCGCGTGGTCGGTGGCGACCGGGTGGCGGTCACCACCCTGGTCGGTGCCAATGAAGATGCCCACGTGTTTGAAGCCAAGCCTGCGGACGCCAAAACTGTGCTGGGCTCCAAGCTGGTAGTCACCAACGGATTGGGCTTTGAGCCTTGGGCTGGCAAGCTCATCAAGTCTGCCGGCTACAAAGGCGAGACCGTGGTGGCCGCCAAGGGTGTGAAGGTCCGTCACATGCAAGATGAAAAAGGTCATTCAGGCCACGCCCACGAAGAAACCGACCCCCACGCCTGGCAAAACCCCGGCAATGTGGTGCTTTACGTGCGCAACATCGCAGCCGGTTTGGCCAAAGTGGACGCTGCAGGTGCCGCCACTTACCAAATCAACGCCGAGGCCTACGTCAAAGAACTGCAGGCGCTGGACAGCTGGACCAAAGAGCAGATCGCCACCATCCCGGCAGACAAACGCAAGGTCATTACCTCGCACGATGCATTTGGCTACTTTGCAGCGCAGTACGGCGTGAAGTTTCTGGCCCCGCAAGGCGTGAACACTGAAACCGAACCCAGCGCCAAACAAGTGGCCCAGCTGATCAAGCAAATCCAGCGCGAAAAAATCCGCGCGGTGTTTGTGGAAAATATGAGCACGCCCAAGCTCATCGCCCAACTCAGCAAAGACGCTGGAGCCACCTTGGGCGCCAGCCTGTATGCCGACGCACTGTCCACCGCGGACCAGCCAGGCGCTACCTACTTGAAGATGATGCGTCACAACGTGACCCAGCTGGTCGCAGGGATGAAGTTGAACTGACGCCGGTTTTTGCTATACATTCAGGAGCTGCCTGCGCATATTCCGCGGGCGCCACAGGCGTTTTTGGCACATATTTCACAGTATTGTTTGAATCTGCACAGTTTCCACACTTAGGCACCATGGCAAGCGACAAAGAACCCAATATCTGGCTCATCGTGCTCAAGCTGGCCGCAGGCGCGGCGGCATTGGCAGGTTTGGTATGGCTGGCGCTTTGGTACAGCGAAAACTACGGCACCGGTCAGCCCATGACCCCACCGCTCAAGCCCAAGATGGACTGGGGCATCGCGAACGATTCCCCCATCCGCAACAACCGCTAGAGGGCGCGTTCAGCGCTTCAGGCCGTGGCGCTCCATGCGGTAGCGCAGGGTGTCGCGGCTGATATCCAGGGAACGGGCAGCACGGGTCACATTCCAGTGGTGGGCTTCGAGTGCGCGCACAAGGTGCTCACGCTCCACCGCTTCCAGAGACGTCGCAGGCCCGGCCCCGGCGGCGGGCGCCGATCGCACTTCTGCCGGCGGCAATGCCAGATCGGCAATCTTTATGACACCACCGGTTTGCAACAGTGCGGCGCGCTCCAGCAGGTTGCGCAACTCTCGCACATTGCCCGGAAACGCATAGCACTTCAAGGCTTGCGCAGCTGATGCGTCGAGGCGCAAGGTTCCATGCCCGTATTTGCGGGACTGCTGATCCAGCAAATGGCGAGCCAGGTGCAACACGTCATCCCCGCGCGCGCGCAGGGGAGGAATCTGGATCTGGAACACCCTCAGGCGATACAGCAAATCACTGCGGAAACGCCCTTCGCGCACCTGTATATCCAGATCCCGGTTGGTGGCGGCCACGATACGTACATTCACCTGCCGGTCGGTGAGCGACCCCAGGCGGCGCACCTTGAAGTTTTCCAGCACGCGCAGCAGTTTGGCCTGCAGACCCAAGTCCATTTCGCCGATTTCATCGAGAAACAAGGTGCCGCCATCGGCTGATTCGATCAGGCCCATCTTGCGGGCATGCGCGTCGGTGAATGCGCCTTTTTCGTAGCCGAAAAGTTCACCTTCCATCAAATGGGCAGGCAGGGCTGCACAGTTGATTTCTACAAAGGGGGCATCGGCACGGGGACCTGCCTGATGGCAGGCCCTGGCAACCAACTCTTTGCCAGTCCCGGTCTCCCCGATGATCAGGATGGGCGCGGCCGAGGTTTGGTCGGTGGGTTCCAGAAGAGACAGCTTTTGCACCATGGACCGCAAGGCCACCATCTCCGGCGACTCGCCGATGAGGGCTTTCAGGCTGGAGTGACTGGCCTCGCGCTGGCGGTAGAAATGCAAGGCTCGTTGCTCACCCCGTTCTCGCAAAGCCCGCTCCACGACTTCTCGCAAGCTGGCCAGGGTCACGGGTTTTGTGAGCAGGTCCATGGAGCCCGCCTTCATGGCATCCACAGCCAGCGTGACGCTCGCATGACCAGTGACCATGACGACGCGCGGCGGGTCCTCGGTCTGTCGCAGTTGGCGGATGACTTCCAGACCATCCATGCCCGGCAGTTGAAAATCCACAATCACCACGTCGGGCACCATGCGGGCAGCAGCCTGCACGCCAGTAATGCCATCGTGGGCCGCTTCGGCGTTGTGCCCCAACGACTCAAAGAACCGGACCATGTTTTTGGCCAGGACCAGTTCGTCTTCAATAACCAGTATGGATGCCATGGCGCATCAGTGTACGGAAGTCGCAGCCGGGTTCGGCAAAGCCAAGGGGAACAGCATCTCTACACAGGTGCCGCGCTCCGGCGCCGGCCGCAGGGTGATCTGCCCGCCCCACTGCTCGACCATGCGCTTGACCAGCGCGAGCCCGATGCCCAGACCTCCGCTTTTGGTGCTGAAAAATGGCCTGAACAAAGCTTGGCGCACTTCGTCGTGTAGACCGATACCGCTGTCCGTCACGCTGATATTGAGTGCCGGCCCCTGGACGACCCAAGTCACCTGCAAGTCGCCCCCATGGGGCATGGCGTCAATGGCATTGGCCACGATGCTGACCATGATCTGCCGCAGCATGGCGGTATGGGCCAGCACATCCGGTGCCTCACCCTGTGATGTGGACCAACGGATAGCGCGGCGCGTCATTTCCGGCCCCAGTTCCTCCAGGCAATCGCGAATGACAGCTACCGGGCGCACCCGCTCAATTTGCAGCTGTGGCGCTTGGGACACCCGTACGAGCTCGGTGATCCAACGATCCGCCCGGTCGACGGCGCCAGTGATGTCAGTGCAGTGTTCGGCGTGCGCTGCGTCCCCCTGCGCTTGCAGCATTTCGGCGGATACCCGAATGGAGGCCAAGGGGTTGCGCAGGTTATGGGCCACAGCGCCGGCCAGCTCAATGGCGGTGGCCAGCGTCTGGGTTTCAGCCAAGCGTGCTTGCTGCAGGCGCATTACGCGGTCTGCGCGAGCCACCGTCCAGTACAAGGCCACAAACAAAGCGGCCGCACCCAAGGCGCATGCAGCCCAGAGTTGAAGATGGGCCTCCCGGATCGCCGCATTGAGCTGCACTGGCACCTTATAGAGCTCCATCACCCCCACCACTGCCTTGCCATCGGGCCCCAGGACCGGGATGTAGCTTTCCACATAAAACGGCGCCAAAGCAGCCAGTCCCACGTGTTCGCCTTTGGCTACGGTGTCCTCATCCATGCGACCGCTATGCACGACGAGTTGGCCTTGCAGGGCTTCGTCCAGCTCGTCGTTCACGGGATAGCGTTTGCCGATCAGCGAGGCGTCGGTGGACCAGGCCACGGTACCGTCGGCGGTGTATGCGTTGGCGCGTACCGGCTCGCGCATCGAGGCAATATGGGCCATCGAGCCCAGAAAGCGCGCCTGCAGCGCGGGGTCATCAGGGCGTGCGAGGTACTGGCCGGAATCATCGGTTCGCAGCAGGTTCTGGATGAAGTCCATGCTGACCTCGCCCTCGCGCTGCAACATGCGCTGGGTCAACATCTGGGACATCAACCACCCCAGCCCCAGTGCCATCGCCAGGATGCCCCCCAGACTGATCACCGCAAAGCGGCGGCGCAAGTGGATGGGCGCGGATAACGCTGCTGAGGTCATGCCTGGGGACCCTGAGTTGATGACAACTCAGGTTGTACCAGCGAATCCGTCTCGGGTTACAGCCTGAAGGGCTGTCGATTCAACTTTTCTGCAAGCGCGCGAAGGTCTTGCGGAACTTCGCCACCTTGGGCGCCGCCACCGCCATGCAGTAGCCCTGCGTCGGATTGCGGGCAAAAAAGTCCTGGTGGTAGGCCTCGGCAGGCCAGTAGTTTTGAACCGCAAGGACTTCGGTCACGATAGGGCGGCCGTAATGCCCGCTGGCGGTCAGCTCGGCGATGATGGCGCGGGCCTCGGCCTCCTGCTCCGGGGTGGAGAAGTAAATGCCACTGCGGTACTGCGTGCCGGTGTCATTGCCCTGCCGGTTCAGGGTGGTCGGGTCATGAATCACGAAAAAGATTTCCAGCAACTCGCGGGTGCTCACTACCGCCGGGTCGTACACCAGTTTCACCACTTCATTGTGGCCGGTCGTCCCGGTGCACACCGCTTCGTAGCTGGGCTGGTGCAAGTGGCCATTGCTGTACCCGGACTCAACATCGACAACCCCCATCACCTCGACAAACACCGACTCGGTACACCAGAAGCAACCGCCTCCCAGGGTGATGGTTTGGTGTGTGGTGCTCATGGAGGACTCCTGAAAAAATGGGATTCACAGCGCCGTGGCACGATGCCCGGGCACAAGCTCAGTCGGTTGAACGCCCATGATCTTACGGAGGAGCCCGTTATCTTGAAGCAACAAGGGCAATGCACAGACGGTTTGCACAACTTTGCACAAACTGCCCGGCACGGGAAACCACTTGGATTGACACTCAGGGGCGGCACCGGTACATTAATAACCAACCAGTCAGTAATTTATGCCAACCCTCCCCACCCTTTGTGACATTGCCTCCAGCGCGCGCGCCAAGCGCGAGCGGCGCAAAGACGCACGCCCGGGTGAGTTGCTGGCAGCCGCACTGGAACTGTTTGTGGAAAAA
Encoded here:
- a CDS encoding sigma-54-dependent transcriptional regulator; amino-acid sequence: MASILVIEDELVLAKNMVRFFESLGHNAEAAHDGITGVQAAARMVPDVVIVDFQLPGMDGLEVIRQLRQTEDPPRVVMVTGHASVTLAVDAMKAGSMDLLTKPVTLASLREVVERALRERGEQRALHFYRQREASHSSLKALIGESPEMVALRSMVQKLSLLEPTDQTSAAPILIIGETGTGKELVARACHQAGPRADAPFVEINCAALPAHLMEGELFGYEKGAFTDAHARKMGLIESADGGTLFLDEIGEMDLGLQAKLLRVLENFKVRRLGSLTDRQVNVRIVAATNRDLDIQVREGRFRSDLLYRLRVFQIQIPPLRARGDDVLHLARHLLDQQSRKYGHGTLRLDASAAQALKCYAFPGNVRELRNLLERAALLQTGGVIKIADLALPPAEVRSAPAAGAGPATSLEAVEREHLVRALEAHHWNVTRAARSLDISRDTLRYRMERHGLKR
- a CDS encoding metal ABC transporter permease; the encoded protein is MDLLSGPVWETLISPFAEFAFMRRALVATLALSLSAAPLGVFLTLRRMSLLGDALSHAVLPGVAIGFMVSGLSLTAMALGGVIAGLLVAGMAGAVSRFTTLKEDASLAAIYLVALALGVTLIAGHGTQLDLLHILFGSALGVDGDGLLLVAGVASVSVLALALMYRGLVLETFDPVFLSAHRSGVPPWAWQQGFLMLVVLNLVAGFQTLGTLMAVGLMMLPAVSARLWHDTLPAQLLNASAQAALAGVAGLLLSYHFDTPSGPTIIGCAGALYAASLLLAPGGWLPRRWMRSHRVA
- the msrA gene encoding peptide-methionine (S)-S-oxide reductase MsrA, whose product is MSTTHQTITLGGGCFWCTESVFVEVMGVVDVESGYSNGHLHQPSYEAVCTGTTGHNEVVKLVYDPAVVSTRELLEIFFVIHDPTTLNRQGNDTGTQYRSGIYFSTPEQEAEARAIIAELTASGHYGRPIVTEVLAVQNYWPAEAYHQDFFARNPTQGYCMAVAAPKVAKFRKTFARLQKS
- a CDS encoding metal ABC transporter substrate-binding protein, with the protein product MTAFDTFSLSAMPRRFLLASATALTLLGSQAFAADKLLVTASFSILGDLVRVVGGDRVAVTTLVGANEDAHVFEAKPADAKTVLGSKLVVTNGLGFEPWAGKLIKSAGYKGETVVAAKGVKVRHMQDEKGHSGHAHEETDPHAWQNPGNVVLYVRNIAAGLAKVDAAGAATYQINAEAYVKELQALDSWTKEQIATIPADKRKVITSHDAFGYFAAQYGVKFLAPQGVNTETEPSAKQVAQLIKQIQREKIRAVFVENMSTPKLIAQLSKDAGATLGASLYADALSTADQPGATYLKMMRHNVTQLVAGMKLN
- the aztA gene encoding zinc ABC transporter ATP-binding protein AztA, which codes for MTTLVPSAAVTLHNVTVSYRRHPALHHVSGHFARGSLTAVIGPNGAGKSTLLKSLAGLVQPDPHGHVAHAPGVRLAYLPQHSELDRTFPLDVRDCVLMGLWAQTGAFGSATPAMLARVDAALEAVGLQGFEHRPVGTLSSGQLQRALFARLLVQDADLILLDEPFNAVDSKTTAGLLTLVQQWHRQGRTVIAVLHDDAQVREHFPQTLLLARECIAWGATAEVLTEVNLQRARAMAEAWDETAAICDIDGEVNGLDFDTLLARRLAATPTTV
- a CDS encoding sensor histidine kinase, translating into MTSAALSAPIHLRRRFAVISLGGILAMALGLGWLMSQMLTQRMLQREGEVSMDFIQNLLRTDDSGQYLARPDDPALQARFLGSMAHIASMREPVRANAYTADGTVAWSTDASLIGKRYPVNDELDEALQGQLVVHSGRMDEDTVAKGEHVGLAALAPFYVESYIPVLGPDGKAVVGVMELYKVPVQLNAAIREAHLQLWAACALGAAALFVALYWTVARADRVMRLQQARLAETQTLATAIELAGAVAHNLRNPLASIRVSAEMLQAQGDAAHAEHCTDITGAVDRADRWITELVRVSQAPQLQIERVRPVAVIRDCLEELGPEMTRRAIRWSTSQGEAPDVLAHTAMLRQIMVSIVANAIDAMPHGGDLQVTWVVQGPALNISVTDSGIGLHDEVRQALFRPFFSTKSGGLGIGLALVKRMVEQWGGQITLRPAPERGTCVEMLFPLALPNPAATSVH